Proteins encoded by one window of Kiritimatiellales bacterium:
- a CDS encoding RNA methyltransferase, whose translation MNLLENIRIVLVAPKYGGNIGSICRVMMNMGMTDLAVVAPEKSLDREDARRLAFRAETLLDEIKIFATLQDAVADCTVVAGTSARTGLYRDHAYLPRDIAPVVLDSAAHHKAALVFGREDKGLFNDEIAVCTHIINIPSSGLYRSLNLSHAVMICCYEIFLLAGDTSYSPPAERSPEADGAMRNRLYAAWEAAMLETGFCEPEKLDHMMLGLRRIFSRGKLTDNDIRILLGLARQSRWVAAELEKCKIEKSRRES comes from the coding sequence ATGAATCTGCTCGAAAATATCCGGATCGTGCTCGTCGCACCGAAATACGGCGGCAACATCGGTTCGATTTGCCGCGTGATGATGAATATGGGCATGACCGATCTCGCCGTGGTTGCACCGGAAAAATCGCTCGACCGGGAAGATGCGCGCCGCCTCGCTTTTCGCGCGGAAACGCTGCTCGACGAAATTAAAATTTTTGCCACGCTGCAGGACGCCGTAGCCGACTGTACCGTTGTTGCCGGCACCAGCGCGCGTACCGGATTATACCGCGATCACGCCTATCTGCCGCGCGATATCGCGCCGGTGGTGCTCGATTCCGCCGCGCACCATAAAGCCGCGCTCGTGTTCGGACGTGAAGACAAAGGGTTGTTTAACGATGAAATTGCGGTGTGCACACATATTATTAACATTCCATCGAGCGGGCTGTACCGTTCGCTGAATCTTTCGCACGCTGTGATGATCTGCTGCTACGAAATTTTTCTGCTCGCCGGCGACACATCGTATTCGCCGCCGGCAGAACGTTCGCCGGAAGCTGACGGCGCGATGCGCAACCGGCTTTATGCCGCGTGGGAAGCCGCCATGCTTGAAACCGGATTCTGCGAACCGGAAAAACTCGATCACATGATGCTCGGATTGCGCCGGATTTTCAGTCGCGGAAAACTTACCGATAACGACATTCGCATCCTGCTTGGACTTGCCCGTCAGTCACGCTGGGTCGCCGCTGAACTGGAAAAATGCAAAATTGAAAAATCTCGCAGAGAATCATAA